A section of the Kribbella sp. HUAS MG21 genome encodes:
- a CDS encoding class I SAM-dependent methyltransferase has protein sequence MTTEQLPDEYWNAFYTEHEQVWSGKPNVAFVDEVSGLTPGRALDLGCGEGADAIWLAQRGWTVTAVDISTVALGRAVEHATAAGVAERIDWQQHELGRSFPDGEFDLVSVQFLHSKTELPREGILRSAAAAVAPGGVLLIEGHMGFPPGEHNPHPDIHFPTPDEVIESLALPDGEWETLVSRVHDRAQVMRDGVPINRRDCTVKLRRR, from the coding sequence ATGACGACCGAACAGCTCCCTGACGAGTACTGGAACGCGTTCTACACCGAGCACGAGCAGGTGTGGAGCGGCAAGCCGAACGTCGCCTTCGTCGACGAGGTGTCCGGCCTGACGCCGGGCCGGGCGCTCGACCTCGGCTGCGGCGAAGGCGCCGACGCGATCTGGCTCGCGCAGCGGGGCTGGACGGTCACCGCCGTCGACATCTCCACGGTCGCGCTCGGCCGCGCGGTCGAGCACGCTACGGCCGCCGGGGTCGCCGAGCGGATCGACTGGCAGCAGCACGAGCTGGGCAGGTCCTTCCCGGACGGAGAGTTCGATCTGGTGTCCGTGCAGTTCCTGCACTCCAAGACCGAGCTGCCGCGCGAGGGCATTCTCCGCAGCGCGGCCGCGGCTGTCGCGCCGGGCGGCGTACTGCTGATCGAGGGGCACATGGGCTTCCCGCCCGGCGAGCACAACCCGCACCCGGACATCCACTTCCCGACGCCGGACGAGGTGATCGAGAGCCTCGCCCTGCCCGACGGCGAGTGGGAGACGCTGGTCAGCCGGGTGCACGATCGCGCCCAGGTGATGCGTGACGGCGTACCGATCAACCGCCGCGACTGCACGGTGAAGCTGCGCCGCCGCTGA
- a CDS encoding MFS transporter, producing the protein MTASTPVKAPPGASRTRYLILGLAFVGLSLNYLDRANLSVALPFIEDDLHLDLSNAEKGLILGAFFWAYDGAMLAAGWFADKVGARKAFTFAALWWSIVTALTPLARGFWSLFAFRFALGAGEAPAYPSATKAASRWFPQHERAFATAVIDSGSRVGTVLSLPVVTGLIALVSWHFSFVVLGVLGIMLAAVWYWYYRDPAEHPHANQQERDYIAAHGARIEENDSDAAAQVRWRDLFRYRTIRGMMLGFFCLNFVIYFFLTWFPSYLKDARGLDLAQLGTLGTLPGITAIAGGWIAGIVADRRIRAGADVTRVRKTVMVGGLLGGAAIVFAAPAKSVYVALLFLAISYASLAIAATGIWSLPGDVAPSSRHVASIGGIQNFASNIAGIISPYVFGLLLDIYDGSYLPSFTVAGVVAVIGALTYAFVVGKAEPLPVRDR; encoded by the coding sequence GTGACCGCCAGCACGCCCGTGAAGGCCCCGCCCGGAGCGAGTCGTACGAGGTATCTGATCCTAGGGCTCGCGTTCGTCGGGCTCTCGTTGAATTATCTGGATCGCGCGAATCTGAGCGTCGCGCTGCCGTTCATCGAGGACGACCTGCACCTGGACCTGAGCAACGCCGAGAAGGGCCTGATCCTCGGTGCGTTCTTCTGGGCGTACGACGGGGCGATGCTGGCCGCGGGCTGGTTCGCCGACAAGGTGGGGGCGCGGAAGGCGTTCACATTCGCCGCGTTGTGGTGGAGCATCGTGACCGCGCTGACGCCGCTGGCGCGTGGGTTCTGGTCGTTGTTCGCGTTCCGGTTCGCGCTCGGCGCGGGCGAGGCGCCGGCGTACCCGAGTGCGACCAAGGCCGCGTCCCGGTGGTTCCCGCAGCACGAGCGGGCGTTCGCGACCGCGGTGATCGACTCCGGCTCCCGGGTCGGGACGGTGCTGTCGCTTCCGGTCGTGACCGGGCTGATCGCGCTCGTGAGCTGGCACTTCTCGTTCGTCGTCCTCGGCGTCCTCGGGATCATGCTCGCCGCGGTCTGGTACTGGTACTACCGCGACCCCGCGGAGCACCCGCACGCGAACCAGCAGGAGCGCGACTACATCGCCGCGCACGGCGCGCGGATCGAGGAGAACGACTCCGACGCGGCCGCGCAGGTGCGCTGGCGGGACCTGTTCCGGTACCGGACGATCCGCGGCATGATGCTCGGCTTCTTCTGCCTGAACTTCGTCATTTACTTCTTCCTGACCTGGTTTCCGTCGTACCTGAAGGACGCCCGCGGCCTCGACCTGGCGCAACTGGGAACGCTCGGCACCCTGCCCGGCATCACCGCGATCGCCGGTGGCTGGATCGCGGGCATCGTCGCGGACCGGCGGATCCGGGCTGGTGCCGACGTCACCCGGGTGCGCAAGACGGTGATGGTCGGCGGCCTGCTCGGCGGTGCGGCGATCGTGTTCGCGGCGCCGGCGAAGTCGGTGTACGTCGCGCTGCTGTTCCTGGCGATCTCGTACGCGAGCCTGGCGATCGCGGCCACCGGGATCTGGTCGCTGCCGGGCGACGTGGCACCGTCCTCGCGGCACGTGGCCTCGATCGGCGGCATCCAGAACTTCGCGTCGAACATCGCCGGCATCATCAGCCCGTACGTCTTCGGCCTGCTGCTCGACATCTACGACGGGTCGTACCTCCCGTCGTTCACGGTCGCCGGCGTGGTCGCGGTGATCGGCGCGCTGACCTACGCGTTCGTGGTCGGGAAAGCCGAACCGCTGCCGGTCCGCGACCGCTGA
- a CDS encoding phosphotransferase, which produces MIDDGEEIPLLGGDVTEGLVRVGDTVRRPPGERDDLVRDVLLHLEKAGFEGAPRYLGIDSAGRHALTYIEGEVAGRPRPGWIADEDRMVSVARLLRAYDDAVESFGLPAELPPVVEPPGLPELNDPPELVGHQDVTPENVVFRDGRAYALIDFDLVRPVSRCREVVNLMLWWAPFGDDADLDPQLRGLDRSRRCRLLADAYGLAEADRRRLVELAVGLNERAWYTMKYRAEVLGGGWQRMWSEGVGDTIRRRQQWLEANADALGSAVVSG; this is translated from the coding sequence ATGATCGACGACGGCGAGGAGATCCCGCTGCTCGGCGGCGACGTGACCGAGGGTCTGGTCCGCGTCGGCGACACGGTACGACGGCCACCTGGCGAGCGCGACGACCTGGTCCGCGACGTGCTGCTGCACCTGGAAAAGGCCGGCTTCGAGGGCGCACCGCGGTACCTCGGCATCGACTCCGCCGGCCGCCACGCACTCACGTACATCGAAGGCGAGGTCGCCGGGCGGCCGCGGCCGGGGTGGATCGCTGACGAGGACCGGATGGTGTCGGTGGCGCGGTTGTTGCGGGCGTACGACGATGCGGTCGAGAGCTTCGGGTTGCCCGCGGAGCTGCCGCCGGTGGTCGAGCCGCCGGGGCTGCCGGAGCTGAACGATCCGCCCGAGCTGGTGGGGCATCAGGACGTGACGCCGGAGAACGTGGTGTTCCGCGACGGGCGCGCGTACGCGCTGATCGACTTCGATCTCGTACGGCCGGTGAGCCGGTGTCGCGAGGTGGTGAATCTGATGTTGTGGTGGGCGCCGTTCGGGGACGACGCCGATCTGGATCCGCAGCTGCGAGGGCTGGACCGATCGCGGCGGTGTCGGTTGTTGGCTGATGCTTACGGGCTGGCCGAGGCTGATCGGCGGAGGTTGGTGGAGTTGGCGGTTGGGCTCAACGAGCGGGCTTGGTACACGATGAAGTACCGCGCCGAGGTGCTCGGCGGCGGGTGGCAGCGGATGTGGAGCGAGGGCGTCGGCGACACGATCCGGCGGCGCCAGCAGTGGCTCGAGGCCAATGCCGACGCCCTCGGCTCCGCGGTGGTCAGCGGGTGA
- a CDS encoding Gfo/Idh/MocA family oxidoreductase → MTTRIAVIGLGSIAVEHLKAYQQNAGAELVAVCDVDLERAKARGEQFGVPRVTGDVQDIFADPDVDAVSVCVPNTLHSPIAEAALRAGKNVLVEKPMTVTVPEAEALVKAVEETGKALQVGYVRRYAPNALVTKRFLDAGEFGDIYAARATLLRTAGNPGGWFGDVELSGGGPLIDLGVHIIDLCWYLMGMPKAVSASGATFAHLGARDNIQNLTRYKAASAARPNTVEDYATAQIRFENGAVLDVDTSFSLHARNEISVRIHGDKGGAEIEPELLMITERHDTLLHVQPQIDSLGFDFRVGFANQIEHFLQICRGEIPADATAEQGLEMARMLSAIYESAKSGAEVRITR, encoded by the coding sequence ATGACGACGCGGATCGCAGTGATCGGGCTCGGCTCGATCGCCGTCGAGCACCTGAAGGCGTACCAGCAGAACGCCGGGGCCGAACTGGTCGCCGTGTGCGACGTCGACCTGGAGCGCGCGAAGGCGCGCGGCGAGCAGTTCGGCGTACCGCGGGTGACCGGCGACGTCCAGGACATCTTCGCCGACCCGGACGTCGACGCGGTCAGCGTCTGCGTGCCGAACACGCTGCACTCGCCGATCGCCGAGGCGGCGCTGCGGGCGGGCAAGAACGTCCTGGTCGAGAAGCCGATGACCGTGACGGTGCCGGAGGCCGAGGCGCTGGTGAAGGCGGTCGAGGAGACCGGGAAGGCGCTGCAGGTCGGGTACGTACGGCGGTACGCGCCGAACGCGCTGGTGACCAAGCGGTTCCTGGACGCCGGCGAGTTCGGTGACATCTACGCGGCGCGGGCGACGCTGCTGCGGACGGCGGGGAACCCCGGCGGCTGGTTCGGCGACGTGGAGCTGTCCGGCGGCGGTCCGCTGATCGACCTCGGCGTCCACATCATCGACCTGTGCTGGTACCTGATGGGGATGCCGAAGGCGGTGTCGGCGTCCGGTGCGACGTTCGCGCACCTGGGTGCGCGGGACAACATCCAGAACCTGACCCGGTACAAGGCGGCGTCGGCGGCGCGGCCGAACACGGTCGAGGACTACGCGACCGCGCAGATCCGCTTCGAGAACGGGGCGGTCCTCGACGTGGACACGTCGTTCTCGCTGCACGCCCGGAACGAGATCAGCGTCCGGATCCACGGCGACAAGGGCGGCGCGGAGATCGAGCCGGAGCTGCTGATGATCACCGAGCGGCACGACACGCTGCTGCACGTCCAGCCGCAGATCGACTCGCTCGGCTTCGACTTCCGGGTCGGCTTCGCGAACCAGATCGAGCACTTCCTGCAGATCTGCCGCGGCGAGATCCCGGCCGACGCAACCGCGGAACAGGGCCTCGAGATGGCCCGGATGCTGTCCGCGATCTACGAGTCGGCCAAGTCCGGCGCAGAGGTCCGCATCACCCGCTGA
- a CDS encoding TIM barrel protein translates to MKLGVSSYCFRDLITRGEMDLIGVLDWVAASSAGHIEIAAMDGEYFLEHEDVVRDTAKHSENIGVPIVNYLVSGDLRTADTAEIDRLRRQLDVAHKFGARIFRHDVAPWAWREQDPGEFESTFEKVVEGCRAVADHAAGLGIVSTIENHGFFMNGSERLARLVYAVDRPNFRVTLDLGNGLCVGEVPGKTAAGLIDIAASIGVKDFHIRRSAGDGWLKTLAGDYLLGTVTGHGDVDVAGLLALAATKPDVPVSLEFEGMESPLPAIERSLANIIRLSESVA, encoded by the coding sequence GTGAAGCTAGGAGTCAGTTCGTACTGCTTCCGTGATCTGATCACGCGCGGCGAGATGGACCTGATCGGCGTCCTGGACTGGGTCGCGGCCTCGTCCGCGGGCCACATCGAGATCGCCGCGATGGACGGCGAGTACTTCCTCGAGCACGAGGACGTCGTCCGGGACACCGCCAAGCACTCCGAGAACATCGGCGTACCGATCGTGAACTACCTGGTCAGCGGCGACCTGCGGACCGCGGACACCGCCGAGATCGACCGGCTGCGCCGGCAGCTGGACGTCGCGCACAAGTTCGGCGCCCGGATCTTCCGGCACGACGTCGCGCCGTGGGCGTGGCGGGAGCAGGACCCGGGCGAGTTCGAGTCGACGTTCGAGAAGGTCGTCGAGGGCTGCCGGGCGGTCGCCGACCACGCCGCCGGGCTGGGCATCGTGTCGACGATCGAGAACCACGGGTTCTTCATGAACGGCAGCGAGCGGCTGGCCCGCCTCGTGTACGCCGTGGACCGCCCGAACTTCCGGGTCACGCTCGACCTCGGCAACGGGCTGTGCGTCGGCGAGGTGCCCGGCAAGACCGCCGCCGGGCTGATCGACATCGCGGCCTCGATCGGCGTGAAGGACTTCCACATCCGCCGCTCGGCAGGCGACGGCTGGCTGAAGACGCTGGCCGGCGACTACCTGCTCGGGACGGTCACGGGCCACGGCGACGTGGACGTGGCCGGGCTGCTGGCGCTGGCCGCCACCAAGCCCGACGTACCGGTGAGCCTGGAGTTCGAGGGCATGGAGTCTCCGCTGCCCGCCATCGAGCGCTCGCTCGCGAACATCATCCGACTCAGCGAAAGTGTGGCCTGA
- a CDS encoding ROK family transcriptional regulator has product METARGAAQAERSANQVACLRFLAEAGEARTVGMLSEGTGLSRPTVHAVLDDLLDAGLVEATSPATAGPGRPARAFRFAREAGLVAGVDLGPRGARAIICDLSGRRVGYAELRPDGAADLSLVARALDAAAGSLDLSGLRAVGVGLPGVVEADGRLRASLAMPDLVGLPVGELLAKELDQPVVVDNDIKLAALAEQRGGAGRGYSDVVYLQIGHRLSVSIVLNGVIRQGRHRLAGELGAQRGMRWTRNAQRGQLVWSVRPTGAEVLAAAAAGDADAQAELEDFCAQIAGRIATVLLVVDPEIVVVRGGPVEDSDALLRPLAAAVENELVFPERPPFVASALGREAVVLGAVGNAFDRFSSDIYGVHDYPSPWSHITTPDPDIVERTSK; this is encoded by the coding sequence ATGGAGACTGCGCGCGGAGCGGCACAGGCGGAGCGATCCGCCAACCAGGTCGCCTGCCTGCGTTTCCTCGCCGAGGCCGGCGAGGCACGTACGGTCGGCATGCTCAGCGAGGGCACCGGCCTGTCCCGGCCCACCGTGCACGCCGTGCTCGACGACCTGCTGGACGCCGGGCTGGTCGAGGCCACCAGCCCGGCGACCGCCGGCCCCGGCCGCCCGGCGCGCGCCTTCCGGTTCGCCCGCGAGGCCGGGCTGGTCGCCGGCGTGGACCTCGGTCCGCGCGGAGCCCGCGCGATCATCTGCGACCTGTCCGGCCGCCGGGTCGGGTACGCCGAGTTGCGCCCGGACGGCGCCGCCGACCTGTCACTGGTCGCACGCGCGCTCGATGCGGCCGCCGGCTCGCTCGACCTGAGTGGCCTGCGCGCGGTCGGTGTCGGCCTGCCGGGCGTCGTCGAGGCGGACGGCCGGTTGCGCGCCAGCCTCGCGATGCCGGACCTGGTCGGCCTGCCGGTCGGGGAGCTGCTGGCGAAGGAGCTCGATCAGCCGGTCGTCGTGGACAACGACATCAAGCTGGCCGCGCTCGCGGAGCAGCGCGGCGGCGCCGGCCGTGGGTACTCCGATGTCGTCTACCTGCAGATCGGCCACCGGTTGTCGGTCTCGATCGTGCTCAACGGCGTCATCCGGCAAGGGCGGCACCGGCTAGCCGGCGAGCTCGGCGCGCAGCGCGGCATGCGCTGGACGCGCAACGCCCAGCGCGGTCAGCTCGTGTGGTCCGTGCGGCCGACCGGCGCCGAAGTACTGGCCGCGGCGGCAGCCGGCGACGCCGACGCGCAGGCCGAGCTCGAGGACTTCTGCGCGCAGATCGCCGGCCGGATCGCGACCGTGCTGCTGGTCGTCGATCCCGAGATCGTGGTCGTCCGGGGCGGACCGGTCGAGGACAGCGACGCGCTGCTGCGCCCGCTGGCCGCCGCGGTCGAGAACGAATTGGTCTTCCCCGAGCGCCCACCGTTCGTCGCGTCCGCCCTGGGGCGCGAGGCCGTGGTGCTCGGGGCGGTCGGCAACGCGTTCGACCGGTTCAGCTCGGACATCTACGGGGTCCACGACTACCCGAGTCCGTGGAGCCACATCACCACCCCTGACCCAGACATTGTTGAGAGGACCAGCAAGTGA
- the yidC gene encoding membrane protein insertase YidC: MPSFLEAPVAGAYHLLTSLVAALEPLTGAYAAVVAIVVCTLVVRLLLVPLSVRAHRGLTARAELMPQLKQLTEKHRDQPERLQREIAKLQDKSGTSLFAGFLPTLAQLPFFWLMYTLFSRAMVAGESNQLISGSLLGAPLGSHWPILTGTPAYLVIAVLLAVVAWFSARLQFRQLDSSASGLSRRFAQLLPFGTLLTAAFVPLAAGLYLLTTTAWTVVERTILQR; this comes from the coding sequence GTGCCTTCTTTCCTGGAGGCACCGGTCGCCGGTGCCTATCACTTGCTCACGTCCCTCGTCGCCGCGCTCGAACCGCTGACCGGCGCGTACGCCGCCGTCGTCGCGATCGTCGTCTGCACCCTCGTCGTACGACTGCTCCTCGTCCCGCTGAGTGTGCGGGCGCATCGCGGGCTGACGGCTCGCGCGGAGTTGATGCCGCAGTTGAAGCAGCTCACCGAGAAGCACCGCGACCAGCCGGAGCGGCTGCAGCGTGAGATCGCGAAGCTGCAGGACAAGTCCGGTACGTCGCTGTTCGCCGGGTTCCTGCCGACGCTGGCGCAGCTGCCGTTCTTCTGGCTGATGTACACGCTGTTCTCGCGCGCGATGGTTGCGGGGGAGTCGAACCAGTTGATCAGCGGCAGCCTGCTCGGTGCGCCCCTCGGTTCGCACTGGCCGATCCTCACCGGCACTCCGGCGTACCTTGTGATCGCGGTGTTGCTCGCTGTGGTCGCCTGGTTCTCGGCGCGGCTGCAGTTTCGGCAGCTGGATTCGTCGGCGTCGGGACTGTCCCGGCGGTTCGCGCAGCTACTGCCGTTCGGGACGCTGCTGACGGCCGCCTTCGTGCCGCTGGCGGCCGGTCTGTACCTGTTGACCACGACCGCCTGGACCGTCGTCGAGCGCACGATCCTGCAGCGCTGA
- a CDS encoding DUF6412 domain-containing protein, with protein MTQWIAGALSSMIPAFDTASLAAAVLTAAALLFALAVTARSAARNPVASPVPARSSAARANARRTAYLALRDPDAAGRPRPRAPGR; from the coding sequence ATGACGCAGTGGATCGCCGGGGCGCTGTCCTCGATGATCCCTGCGTTCGACACGGCTTCACTGGCCGCCGCCGTGCTCACCGCGGCGGCCTTGCTGTTCGCGCTGGCCGTCACCGCCCGGTCGGCGGCGCGCAACCCGGTGGCCTCGCCGGTGCCGGCGCGTTCCAGCGCCGCCCGGGCCAACGCCCGCCGTACCGCCTATCTCGCACTCCGCGATCCCGACGCGGCCGGCCGGCCGCGCCCACGAGCACCGGGACGGTAG
- a CDS encoding RNA polymerase sigma factor, giving the protein MAATARSAAPRTSARVTDPAAKKAAVKKAAVKAAGTKEDGIPAKKAAAKKAPAKKAVSEAGLSIDPKTGKPRALDEVDEADFKPGEVQGLEKELTEDEGFVVSEADETDEPEQQVMVAGATADPVKDYLKQIGKVPLLNAEQEVELAKRIEAGLFAEEQLADEAAKLKDKVRDEYDWISEDGRRAKNHLLEANLRLVVSLAKRYTGRGMLFLDLIQEGNLGLIRAVEKFDYTKGYKFSTYATWWIRQAITRAMADQARTIRIPVHMVEVINKLARVQRQMLQDLGREPTPEELAKELDMTPEKVIEVQKYGREPISLHTPLGEDGDSEFGDLIEDSEAIVPAEAVSFTLLQEQLHAVLDTLSEREAGVVSMRFGLTDGQPKTLDEIGKVYGVTRERIRQIESKTMSKLRHPSRSQVLRDYLD; this is encoded by the coding sequence ATGGCCGCCACCGCCCGGAGCGCGGCCCCCAGGACCAGCGCCCGTGTGACCGACCCCGCCGCCAAGAAGGCGGCTGTGAAGAAGGCGGCGGTGAAGGCCGCCGGCACCAAGGAGGACGGTATCCCCGCGAAGAAGGCCGCTGCCAAGAAGGCTCCGGCAAAGAAGGCAGTGTCCGAGGCGGGCCTGTCGATCGACCCGAAGACCGGGAAGCCGCGCGCTCTCGACGAGGTCGACGAGGCCGACTTCAAGCCGGGTGAGGTCCAGGGGCTGGAGAAGGAGCTCACCGAGGACGAGGGCTTCGTGGTCTCCGAGGCCGACGAGACCGACGAGCCGGAGCAGCAGGTCATGGTGGCCGGCGCCACCGCGGACCCGGTCAAGGACTACCTGAAGCAGATCGGCAAGGTCCCGCTGCTGAACGCCGAGCAGGAGGTCGAGCTCGCGAAGCGGATCGAGGCCGGGCTGTTCGCGGAGGAGCAGCTCGCCGACGAGGCCGCCAAGCTCAAGGACAAGGTCCGCGACGAGTACGACTGGATCTCCGAGGACGGCCGCCGCGCCAAGAACCATCTGCTCGAGGCCAACCTGCGCCTGGTGGTGTCGTTGGCCAAGCGCTACACCGGCCGCGGCATGCTGTTCCTGGACCTGATCCAGGAGGGCAACCTCGGTCTGATCCGCGCGGTGGAGAAGTTCGACTACACCAAGGGCTACAAGTTCTCGACGTACGCCACCTGGTGGATCCGGCAGGCGATCACCCGGGCGATGGCCGACCAGGCCCGGACCATCCGGATCCCGGTGCACATGGTCGAGGTCATCAACAAGCTGGCCCGCGTCCAGCGGCAGATGCTGCAGGACCTCGGCCGGGAGCCCACTCCGGAGGAGCTCGCCAAGGAGCTCGACATGACCCCGGAGAAGGTCATCGAGGTGCAGAAGTACGGCCGCGAGCCGATCTCGCTGCACACCCCGCTCGGTGAGGACGGCGACTCCGAGTTCGGCGACCTGATCGAGGACTCCGAGGCGATCGTGCCGGCCGAGGCGGTCTCGTTCACGCTGCTCCAGGAGCAGCTGCACGCGGTCCTCGACACGCTGTCCGAGCGCGAGGCCGGCGTGGTCTCGATGCGCTTCGGTCTCACCGACGGCCAGCCGAAGACCCTCGACGAGATCGGCAAGGTGTACGGCGTGACCCGCGAGCGGATCCGCCAGATCGAGTCCAAGACGATGTCGAAGCTCCGGCACCCCTCGCGGTCGCAGGTGCTCCGCGACTACCTGGACTGA
- a CDS encoding HhH-GPD-type base excision DNA repair protein — protein MTSTRSRKLCLAQQPDADEMLSRDPFALLVGMLLDQQIPMERAFAGPVAIAKRMSGPFDPATVAHYDPDAFVEVVAGPPAVHRFPTAMAARIQTLAKHLDEQYGGNASGLWSDVKSGDDLLARLSALPGFGAQKAKIFVALLGKQLKVRPRGWREASEPYGEDGAYKSVADVIDVASLVKVRQFKQEQQLVRRPVVARPLRQTRNG, from the coding sequence GTGACTTCGACACGCAGCAGGAAGCTGTGCCTGGCGCAACAGCCCGACGCCGACGAGATGCTGAGCAGAGATCCGTTCGCCCTGCTGGTCGGCATGTTGCTCGACCAGCAGATCCCGATGGAGCGGGCGTTCGCCGGCCCGGTCGCGATCGCGAAACGGATGAGCGGTCCGTTCGATCCGGCCACGGTCGCGCACTACGACCCGGACGCGTTCGTCGAGGTGGTGGCCGGCCCGCCCGCCGTGCATCGGTTCCCGACCGCGATGGCCGCCCGGATCCAGACCCTGGCCAAGCACCTGGACGAGCAGTACGGCGGTAACGCGTCGGGACTCTGGTCCGATGTGAAGTCCGGGGACGACCTGCTGGCCAGGCTGTCCGCCCTGCCGGGGTTCGGCGCGCAGAAGGCGAAGATCTTCGTCGCGCTGCTCGGCAAGCAGCTGAAGGTCCGGCCGCGCGGCTGGCGGGAGGCGTCCGAGCCGTACGGCGAGGACGGCGCCTACAAGTCCGTCGCGGACGTGATCGACGTGGCCTCGCTGGTCAAGGTCCGGCAGTTCAAGCAGGAGCAGCAGCTGGTCCGCAGGCCGGTGGTCGCGCGCCCGCTGCGGCAGACCCGGAACGGGTGA
- a CDS encoding universal stress protein — protein MTTIVVGYVPKAEGRAALRRAAEEATLRDAKLVVVNSHRGGRGFDSDEAAASDAALTEVREQLDSTGVPYEVRQLVRGLDPAEDLVAVAEQVHAEFIVIGLRRRSPVGKLILGSNAQRVLLDAPCPVLAVKAEPELSDGEED, from the coding sequence ATGACGACCATCGTCGTGGGTTATGTGCCGAAGGCGGAAGGCCGTGCGGCCCTTCGGCGAGCAGCGGAGGAGGCGACGCTGCGGGACGCCAAGCTGGTGGTGGTGAACTCGCATCGGGGTGGGCGTGGCTTCGACAGCGACGAGGCCGCGGCGAGTGACGCCGCGCTGACGGAGGTACGGGAGCAGCTCGACTCGACCGGCGTGCCGTACGAGGTGCGGCAGCTGGTGCGTGGCCTGGACCCGGCGGAGGACCTGGTGGCCGTCGCCGAGCAGGTGCACGCGGAGTTCATCGTGATCGGGCTGCGGCGCCGGTCACCGGTCGGCAAGCTCATCCTGGGCAGCAACGCGCAGCGGGTACTGCTCGATGCTCCGTGTCCGGTGCTGGCCGTGAAGGCCGAGCCTGAGTTGTCTGATGGGGAGGAGGACTGA
- a CDS encoding glutamate--cysteine ligase, which yields MGEEVDRVEFTRADRTAFRGQVHRNLDAFARMLREHRFAPERPMTGIEIELNLVDERCDPAMKNAEVLSAIEDDAFQTELGQFNIEINVPPGQIDGLGLDTMESNIRDSLNAAEEKAARTGSSMVVVGILPTLLTEHIHRETLSNNPRYALLNDQIFAARGEDVQISIDGVERLHITCDTILPEAACTSTQFHLQVTPEAFPRYWNAAQAISGVQLAVGANSPFLFGKELLRETRIALFEQAADTRTHELKTQGVRPRVWFGERWITSIFDLFEENARYYPALLPVTSDEDPIAVLDRGDTPALSELRLHNGTIYRWNRPVYDVVRDKPHLRVENRVLPAGPTVVDTIANGAFYFGLVRALADDERPIWSQMSFSAAEENFHTAARHGIDAEVFWPGVGTARATELVLRRLLPLAVRGLDAWGVDVAVRDRLLGIVEQRCLTNRNGASWQADEFHRLYTKGSHGRRDALRGMLRRYRDHMHDNTPVHEWPID from the coding sequence ATGGGTGAGGAAGTCGACCGGGTCGAGTTCACCCGGGCGGACCGGACCGCGTTTCGCGGCCAGGTCCATCGCAATCTGGACGCCTTCGCGCGGATGCTGCGCGAGCACAGGTTCGCCCCCGAGCGGCCGATGACCGGGATCGAGATCGAGCTGAACCTGGTCGACGAGCGCTGCGACCCGGCGATGAAGAACGCCGAGGTGCTGAGCGCGATCGAGGACGACGCGTTCCAGACCGAGCTGGGCCAGTTCAACATCGAGATCAACGTGCCGCCCGGGCAGATCGACGGCCTCGGCCTGGACACGATGGAGTCGAACATCCGGGACAGCCTGAACGCGGCCGAGGAGAAGGCGGCCCGGACCGGCTCGTCGATGGTCGTGGTCGGGATCCTGCCCACGCTGCTGACCGAGCACATCCACCGCGAGACGCTCAGCAACAACCCGCGGTACGCACTGCTCAACGACCAGATCTTCGCTGCCCGCGGCGAGGACGTGCAGATCTCCATCGACGGCGTCGAGCGCCTGCACATCACCTGCGACACGATCCTGCCCGAGGCGGCGTGCACCTCGACGCAGTTCCATCTGCAGGTCACTCCGGAGGCGTTCCCGCGGTACTGGAACGCGGCCCAGGCGATCTCCGGCGTGCAGCTCGCGGTCGGCGCGAACTCGCCGTTCCTGTTCGGCAAGGAACTGCTCCGGGAGACCCGGATCGCGTTGTTCGAGCAGGCCGCCGACACCCGCACCCACGAGCTGAAGACCCAGGGCGTCCGGCCGCGCGTGTGGTTCGGCGAACGCTGGATCACCTCGATCTTCGACCTCTTCGAGGAGAACGCGCGCTACTACCCGGCGCTGCTGCCGGTCACCTCCGACGAGGACCCGATCGCCGTCCTGGACCGCGGCGACACCCCGGCGCTTTCGGAGTTGCGGCTGCACAACGGGACGATCTATCGCTGGAACCGCCCGGTGTACGACGTTGTCCGGGACAAGCCGCACCTGCGGGTGGAGAATCGCGTGTTGCCGGCCGGCCCGACCGTCGTCGACACGATCGCCAACGGCGCCTTCTACTTCGGGCTGGTGCGCGCGCTCGCCGACGACGAGCGGCCGATCTGGTCGCAGATGTCGTTCAGCGCCGCCGAGGAGAACTTCCACACCGCGGCCCGGCACGGCATCGACGCCGAGGTGTTCTGGCCCGGGGTCGGGACGGCGCGCGCGACCGAGCTGGTGCTCAGACGCCTGCTGCCGTTGGCGGTTCGCGGCCTGGACGCCTGGGGTGTCGACGTCGCTGTACGCGACCGGCTGCTCGGGATCGTCGAACAGCGCTGCCTCACGAACCGTAACGGCGCCTCCTGGCAGGCCGACGAGTTCCATCGTCTGTATACAAAGGGTTCGCACGGTCGCCGGGATGCGCTGCGCGGGATGCTACGCCGGTACCGCGACCACATGCACGACAACACGCCCGTGCACGAGTGGCCGATCGACTGA